One Acropora palmata chromosome 2, jaAcrPala1.3, whole genome shotgun sequence genomic window carries:
- the LOC141873775 gene encoding uncharacterized protein LOC141873775, which translates to MLSVFALLLLAHHAWSSQCNKDSGPPGMTRCVQVPGYREQWQWTTCLTDAYVQQKSDHKHKCLDRSSTYCWHQCMLEFYNKENGTVSQDCLCNPSLFTSSNNRSLPQQCYSPSGTSCGWYRNCLEKRYPCEATSNGYALRYAEKFCKLYGDRYSLFSIDGRKWVDGVRKCLQVALVPLIRPWKNPSCQEIRKTAFASHTPCYLNTGKGVPSICDLSCLEYLKIFWTIKGSLTHLDTAWESVKGMWNIGRKCGVASQIPKCLKIGMGRSMKITKLRVEKIERRTRSSYEPLSKQDAQAQFVHGVGSAIAKLMRWNSKAMDWMAHPDNKTHFEDPGGFYIIIVLTDISTLGIQRKSNHSVNFNHTIQEMATVIEKGMPLLRVHGSFIRVKSLAMCFDKFCDQSEIIVSAKNPPKAGDSCRCSMDIAVFLIVLTIAFISKHYF; encoded by the coding sequence TTCCAGGGTACAGAGAACAGTGGCAGTGGACAACATGTCTGACCGATGCCTATGTCCAGCAAAAAAGCGATCACAAACACAAATGTCTTGATCGTTCTAGCACTTATTGCTGGCACCAATGTATGCTTGAGTTTTACAACAAGGAGAATGGCACAGTAAGCCAGGACTGTTTGTGTAACCCCAGCTTATTTACTTCTTCCAACAACAGATCACTCCCTCAACAATGCTACAGCCCATCTGGTACTTCTTGTGGCTGGTATCGCAATTGCTTGGAAAAGAGATACCCATGTGAAGCTACCAGTAATGGGTACGCTTTAAGATATGCTGAGAAGTTCTGCAAATTATACGGAGACCGATATTCTCTTTTCAGCATAGATGGGAGAAAATGGGTGGACGGTGTTCGTAAGTGCTTACAAGTGGCTCTTGTACCGCTGATTCGACCTTGGAAGAACCCATCGTGTCAAGAGATTCGAAAAACAGCGTTTGCCTCACACACTCCTTGCTACTTAAATACCGGTAAAGGTGTGCCTTCCATCTGCGACTTATCTTGCTTGGAATACCTCAAGATATTTTGGACCATTAAAGGGTCTTTGACGCATTTGGACACCGCGTGGGAATCCGTCAAAGGAATGTGGAACATTGGAAGAAAATGTGGCGTTGCAAGTCAGATTCCAAAATGCTTAAAAATAGGAATGGGAAGATCaatgaaaataactaaacTGAGAGTTGAAAAGATCGAAAGGAGAACGAGGAGTTCTTATGAGCCTCTTTCAAAACAGGATGCCCAAGCTCAATTTGTCCATGGAGTCGGTTCGGCCATTGCTAAATTGATGAGGTGGAACTCGAAGGCCATGGATTGGATGGCTCATCCTGATAACAAAACGCACTTCGAGGATCCTGGCGGCTTCTACATTATCATTGTCTTGACAGACATAAGCACCCTTGGCATTCAGAGAAAGTCCAACCATTCTGTCAACTTCAATCATACCATACAAGAGATGGCTACGGTCATAGAAAAAGGAATGCCACTTTTGAGAGTCCACGGATCTTTTATTCGTGTGAAATCTCTGGCCATgtgttttgacaaattttgtgATCAATCGGAAATTATAGTTAGTGCCAAGAATCCGCCAAAAGCAGGTGATAGCTGTAGGTGCTCCATGGATATTGCAGTCTTCCTGATAGTTCTTACAATAGCTTTTATTTCTAAACATTATTTCTGA